The following coding sequences are from one Ruminococcus flavefaciens AE3010 window:
- a CDS encoding RNA polymerase sigma factor — protein sequence MDNGASSYIRFLNGDKSGFVDIVKDHKDGLTLFINTIIKDIHISEEAANEVFLKLYVKKPNYKSQYSFKTWLYTIGKNTAINYLKKFKRTDYSNIEDCCYISDEKDIEMDYIKGEQKLLIHQALKALKAEYAQILYLIYFGELSNTEAAKIMGKSSKQISDLIYCAKKALKTELERRGKDGQI from the coding sequence ATGGATAACGGTGCAAGTAGTTACATCCGTTTCCTAAATGGTGATAAGAGTGGTTTTGTTGATATTGTAAAGGATCACAAAGACGGATTGACTTTGTTTATCAATACAATAATAAAAGATATCCATATATCCGAAGAAGCTGCAAATGAAGTCTTTTTGAAGTTATACGTGAAAAAGCCAAATTATAAAAGTCAGTACTCTTTCAAAACATGGCTTTATACTATCGGGAAGAACACGGCTATCAATTATCTGAAAAAATTCAAAAGAACAGATTATTCCAATATAGAGGACTGCTGCTATATTTCGGACGAAAAAGATATTGAAATGGATTACATAAAAGGAGAACAAAAACTTCTTATTCATCAGGCACTCAAGGCTTTAAAGGCTGAATATGCACAGATATTATATCTTATTTATTTTGGAGAATTATCCAATACGGAAGCTGCTAAGATCATGGGCAAGTCGTCCAAGCAGATCTCCGATCTAATATACTGTGCAAAAAAAGCCTTAAAAACTGAGCTGGAGAGGAGGGGAAAAGATGGACAAATATGA
- a CDS encoding response regulator transcription factor: MINIENSSILVVDDDHDIVNAIAALLTREGYNVCKAYNGLEAIDSLMQNDIQLILIDVMMPKLDGLSAMMKIRATKNIPIIVLSAKSEDSDKILGLSMGADDYITKPYNPMELVARVNSNLRRYLSLGAADSVQKANVVRIGGLVLDRDAKQLSVDGSPVKLTATEYKITELLMTNAGRIFSAEEIYSRVWNEDSYSIENTVMVHIRHIREKIEINPSEPRYLKVVWGIGYKVEKQ, encoded by the coding sequence ATGATAAATATCGAAAATTCTTCCATACTTGTGGTCGATGACGACCACGACATAGTTAACGCCATCGCTGCGCTGCTGACCCGTGAGGGATATAATGTCTGCAAGGCATACAACGGTCTTGAAGCTATAGACTCCCTTATGCAGAACGATATACAGCTCATACTCATTGACGTTATGATGCCCAAGCTGGACGGGCTCTCGGCAATGATGAAGATACGCGCCACAAAGAACATACCAATAATAGTACTCTCTGCCAAGTCCGAGGACAGCGACAAAATACTCGGACTTTCCATGGGAGCGGATGACTACATAACCAAGCCATATAATCCTATGGAGCTTGTGGCACGTGTGAATTCAAATCTGCGCCGATACCTGAGCCTCGGTGCGGCAGACAGCGTTCAGAAGGCGAATGTTGTGCGCATAGGCGGTCTTGTTCTCGACAGGGACGCAAAACAGCTTTCCGTGGACGGTTCTCCCGTGAAGCTCACTGCAACAGAGTACAAGATAACAGAGCTGCTTATGACCAATGCAGGGCGGATATTCTCCGCAGAGGAGATATACTCCCGTGTATGGAACGAGGACTCTTACTCTATTGAGAACACCGTAATGGTACATATCCGCCATATAAGAGAAAAAATAGAGATAAATCCCAGTGAACCCCGCTACCTTAAAGTAGTGTGGGGGATCGGATACAAAGTGGAGAAACAATAG
- a CDS encoding dockerin type I domain-containing protein, which translates to MDRKLKNAIRESFVFPESQHKEEFFRQVGATCAEKRKRRFPVASRLAAAAAALLIGIGIYGASRLRTDFNGGGTEPVTQPVTDTTEDTTAQSTGNTAEVTTAASSSAVSKTTSSGTAKTTAKAQTTAPPRTNTTRASVTAAQARTTAPTVTAGVETTTISEYEEGSVTMKKMIAFLSAMGIATTATPTGVNASYSSRCERIFTEMYYYSFWQEEGWYYDFNDDGEFDLKDLFEIELYAEHMDECREKYGKDTSKYKEMYELYDGEAAKNIKIGIAINPHEQQSLRKKKVEDIEYLFVNVGIGGANDVARYYLYLHGEYPTNEEIREVLRDYDFVTIDGPDHIDKFIEYMEELRNEIDKRTDDEYTEEQLDCFRRFESGEAEKDLNGDGKFDYYDSYDLLYYIVYQVETAKGIEDAVDILPAEVSERIKQYGDIDLNGKVDEDDYLNQLLYLDKKGLIPVSYHQYYYEKVRTTLERKKTYLTGEYALGDVDNSGAVNAIDASLVLDYYSRASTGQSESFDDAQKKAADADKNGSINAVDASLILSYYVYTSTANGTVEPFETFINS; encoded by the coding sequence TTGGACAGAAAATTGAAAAATGCTATTCGGGAGTCCTTTGTATTCCCCGAATCACAGCATAAGGAGGAATTTTTCAGACAGGTCGGAGCCACCTGCGCGGAAAAGCGGAAAAGGCGCTTTCCTGTGGCTTCACGGCTTGCTGCGGCAGCTGCCGCGTTACTTATAGGTATAGGCATTTACGGAGCATCAAGGCTTCGGACGGATTTTAACGGCGGCGGCACAGAGCCCGTAACTCAGCCCGTCACCGATACGACTGAGGACACCACGGCTCAGTCCACAGGGAATACTGCTGAGGTAACTACGGCGGCGTCAAGCTCGGCGGTATCAAAAACCACATCGTCAGGGACTGCGAAAACTACTGCAAAGGCGCAGACCACAGCTCCACCGAGGACGAATACCACCCGTGCGTCGGTGACAGCGGCGCAGGCGAGAACAACAGCGCCCACAGTTACTGCGGGGGTGGAAACAACAACTATATCCGAATATGAGGAAGGGAGTGTTACTATGAAAAAAATGATAGCTTTTTTATCTGCTATGGGAATAGCAACTACCGCAACTCCTACAGGCGTAAATGCTTCATACTCGAGCAGGTGTGAACGAATATTTACAGAGATGTACTATTATAGTTTTTGGCAGGAAGAAGGGTGGTATTACGATTTTAATGATGACGGCGAGTTTGATTTAAAGGACTTATTTGAAATTGAGCTTTATGCGGAGCATATGGACGAATGCAGGGAAAAATACGGCAAAGACACATCAAAATATAAAGAAATGTATGAGCTTTATGATGGAGAAGCAGCCAAGAATATAAAAATCGGTATTGCGATCAATCCACATGAGCAACAGAGTTTGCGTAAAAAGAAAGTTGAAGATATAGAGTATCTTTTTGTAAATGTTGGTATCGGAGGTGCAAATGATGTAGCAAGGTATTATCTCTATTTGCATGGCGAATATCCTACAAATGAGGAGATAAGAGAAGTATTAAGAGACTACGACTTTGTAACTATTGACGGACCTGACCATATTGACAAGTTCATTGAATATATGGAAGAGCTGAGAAATGAGATCGACAAACGTACAGATGATGAATATACAGAAGAACAGCTTGACTGTTTCAGACGTTTTGAAAGCGGAGAAGCTGAAAAGGATCTGAACGGCGACGGTAAGTTCGATTATTATGACAGCTATGACCTTTTGTATTACATTGTTTATCAAGTAGAAACAGCTAAGGGAATTGAAGATGCCGTGGACATACTGCCTGCTGAGGTGAGTGAAAGAATAAAGCAGTACGGCGATATCGACCTTAACGGCAAGGTAGATGAAGATGATTATTTAAATCAGCTGCTTTATCTTGATAAGAAAGGTCTTATACCAGTAAGTTATCACCAATATTATTATGAAAAAGTTAGAACAACACTTGAAAGGAAAAAGACATACCTTACAGGTGAATACGCTCTCGGTGACGTTGATAACAGCGGCGCAGTAAATGCCATAGACGCATCATTGGTCCTTGACTACTATTCAAGGGCTTCCACAGGTCAGAGCGAAAGCTTTGACGATGCACAGAAAAAGGCAGCAGACGCCGATAAAAACGGCAGCATAAACGCCGTTGACGCTTCGCTGATACTTTCCTACTACGTCTATACCTCAACAGCCAACGGCACAGTTGAGCCCTTTGAGACATTCATAAACAGCTAA
- a CDS encoding RNA polymerase sigma factor: MDNGASSYRRFLDGDKNALIDIIEDYRRGLVLFLNSITGDFCLAEELAEDTLLKLYVDRPKFSGKSSFKSWLYSIGRNTAVDYIRKASKLGEVPVDDMYDVSDRDDIEQNYIKSEDKKQLLRALEKLNDDYRQVLYLIYFENFSNTETAKIMGRSERQIRNLLYRSKESLRNILEREGFRYEEI; encoded by the coding sequence ATGGATAACGGTGCAAGTAGCTACCGCCGTTTCCTTGATGGTGATAAAAATGCTCTTATTGATATAATAGAGGACTACCGCAGAGGTCTCGTTCTGTTTCTGAACAGTATTACAGGCGATTTCTGCCTTGCCGAAGAGCTTGCGGAGGATACTCTGCTCAAGCTCTATGTGGACAGACCTAAATTCTCGGGTAAATCCTCGTTCAAATCGTGGCTTTATTCCATAGGAAGAAATACGGCTGTTGACTATATCAGAAAAGCGTCAAAGCTTGGCGAAGTACCTGTTGACGATATGTATGATGTTTCGGACAGGGACGATATAGAGCAGAATTATATCAAAAGCGAGGACAAAAAACAGCTCCTCAGAGCATTGGAAAAGCTGAATGATGATTACAGACAGGTGCTGTATCTTATATATTTTGAAAATTTCAGCAACACTGAAACGGCAAAAATAATGGGCAGATCGGAAAGACAAATAAGGAATCTTCTCTATCGCTCAAAGGAGTCTTTGCGAAATATTTTGGAAAGGGAGGGCTTCAGATATGAGGAAATATGA
- a CDS encoding SH3 domain-containing protein produces the protein MKKMISCLAILTMLASMVSCGSTESGGTSDNTVPTKAAVTTTAAETSKDEKTTTAAKVAEKSKDTTKNDTSANDETNSTLVLKEEDRLFGAYVDTQGDVLNLRNEPFPTADIIAAIPDKTQIDIYSCGKAGWYCTSYNGKSGYVSADYIKEIQDYEPQENTQELITDISELVGQWKYQIAPEGKNITAGATDNGTVDIKSDGTYIYTDLDGNTHSGTVKVDYDTLGGDYRVPFFAFYEGDQFFIGCYCHESHSDVYMTGNGGMSQIVRIK, from the coding sequence ATGAAAAAAATGATTTCTTGTCTGGCAATACTTACAATGTTAGCTTCTATGGTATCATGCGGAAGCACAGAAAGCGGCGGGACATCTGACAATACAGTTCCCACAAAGGCAGCTGTGACAACAACTGCAGCAGAAACATCAAAAGATGAAAAGACAACAACAGCTGCAAAGGTGGCAGAAAAGTCAAAGGATACCACAAAAAACGATACATCTGCTAATGATGAAACAAACAGCACTCTCGTTCTGAAAGAGGAAGACCGATTATTCGGCGCATATGTTGATACTCAGGGGGACGTTCTCAACCTCAGAAACGAGCCTTTCCCCACAGCAGATATAATCGCTGCAATCCCCGACAAAACTCAGATAGATATTTACTCATGCGGAAAAGCCGGTTGGTACTGCACAAGCTATAACGGCAAATCGGGTTATGTAAGCGCAGACTATATCAAGGAGATACAAGATTATGAGCCGCAGGAAAATACACAGGAATTAATTACTGACATAAGCGAGCTTGTGGGACAGTGGAAGTATCAAATAGCTCCCGAAGGTAAGAATATTACAGCGGGAGCAACTGACAACGGCACTGTCGATATAAAATCAGACGGCACATACATCTATACCGATCTTGACGGCAATACTCATTCAGGCACGGTAAAGGTGGATTATGATACATTAGGCGGAGATTACAGAGTTCCGTTCTTTGCATTCTATGAGGGCGATCAGTTCTTTATCGGCTGCTATTGTCACGAAAGCCATTCCGATGTGTATATGACAGGCAACGGCGGTATGTCTCAGATAGTCAGAATAAAGTAA
- a CDS encoding RNA polymerase sigma factor produces MSEEIKEQYEKIFRYCFFKVHDREAAEDITQETFLRFLESPNYTDMNKELRYLYTIAGNLCADHFRKRQAEELSENIPDDYDLEDCILTNAALGSAIKSLPQEDRELVVLRYINDVPVSVLAELYGISRFKMGRRIKCILDDLRKSFKG; encoded by the coding sequence GTGTCAGAAGAAATAAAAGAACAGTACGAAAAAATATTCCGATATTGCTTTTTTAAAGTACATGACCGTGAAGCTGCGGAAGATATCACGCAGGAGACATTCCTTCGATTCCTTGAAAGTCCCAATTATACGGACATGAATAAGGAGCTCAGGTACCTGTACACAATTGCCGGCAATCTGTGTGCAGACCATTTTCGTAAAAGGCAGGCTGAGGAGCTCAGCGAAAATATCCCCGACGATTACGACCTTGAGGATTGTATCCTTACAAATGCAGCTCTCGGAAGCGCAATAAAGTCCTTGCCGCAGGAGGACAGGGAGCTCGTCGTACTCAGGTACATAAACGATGTGCCCGTAAGCGTGCTTGCGGAGCTCTACGGCATATCAAGGTTCAAAATGGGGCGCAGGATAAAATGTATCCTTGACGATCTCAGGAAAAGCTTCAAGGGATAG
- a CDS encoding dockerin type I domain-containing protein produces MDKYEKCAAGLMELGDKILENKKRRNMLIRRVSLGCASAFAAVIVGFFAWKSTPPKTDISSDNVISESTAAAASTYADTTSPQTTAPKTSSSKTTAKTQTTARTGTNTARAAVTAAQARTTALTVTAAAETTTITEYEEGSVTMKKMIAYLAAMGIATTANPTGVYAENPNKIRFSWDEINYFSLQKDKNWKYDMNNDGDFDIEDIFELKLYSEHVWHYWQEYREDQSKYTDMYKYYDEQTFKQVKKIMHNEDLIFDILPFDITSVNLTARYYLYLNGEYPTIDEIRETLSNYDFMTVDGPDHVEEFIEYMEKLRSEVKTYEDKDYTEAQLDCFRRLDSGETEKDVNGDGEFNYFDVYDILGYVINAEMIARNMSIERDGIPMSDDLNKRVEQYGDMDLDGEIDGDDLSYLALYLDKMNLKPLPITDHLKVMKTYTVSGAKEFNEEMNKYNALNYTLGDVDNSGAVNAIDASLVLDYYSRVSTGKSESLDDTQKKAADADKDGSINAVDASLILSYYVYTSTANGAVEPFETFMNM; encoded by the coding sequence ATGGACAAATATGAAAAATGTGCGGCAGGTCTAATGGAACTTGGCGACAAGATCTTAGAAAATAAAAAGCGTAGAAATATGCTCATAAGACGGGTATCATTGGGCTGCGCAAGTGCATTTGCTGCTGTAATTGTCGGATTTTTCGCGTGGAAGTCAACTCCGCCCAAAACAGATATCTCTTCTGACAACGTAATATCCGAAAGTACTGCGGCAGCTGCTTCAACATATGCAGATACCACTTCTCCCCAAACGACTGCTCCGAAAACTTCAAGCAGCAAAACTACTGCAAAGACGCAGACCACAGCCCGTACAGGAACGAATACCGCCCGTGCAGCGGTGACAGCGGCACAGGCAAGAACAACAGCGCTGACGGTTACTGCGGCGGCGGAAACAACGACCATAACCGAATATGAAGAAGGAAGTGTTACTATGAAAAAAATGATAGCTTATTTAGCTGCTATGGGAATAGCAACTACCGCAAATCCAACAGGCGTATATGCTGAAAACCCAAATAAAATAAGATTCTCTTGGGACGAGATCAACTATTTCAGTTTACAGAAAGATAAGAACTGGAAATATGATATGAATAATGACGGTGATTTTGATATTGAAGATATCTTTGAATTAAAGCTCTATTCAGAACATGTTTGGCACTACTGGCAGGAATACCGCGAAGATCAGTCGAAATATACGGATATGTATAAGTATTATGACGAGCAGACCTTCAAGCAGGTAAAAAAGATAATGCATAACGAAGATCTCATATTTGATATACTGCCTTTTGATATCACAAGTGTAAACCTAACAGCAAGGTATTACCTCTACTTGAACGGCGAATATCCTACAATTGATGAAATAAGGGAGACACTGAGTAATTATGACTTTATGACTGTTGACGGTCCTGACCATGTAGAGGAGTTTATCGAATACATGGAAAAGCTCAGAAGCGAAGTTAAGACCTATGAGGATAAGGACTATACAGAGGCGCAGCTTGACTGTTTCAGACGACTTGACAGCGGCGAGACCGAAAAGGACGTAAACGGTGACGGTGAATTCAATTATTTCGACGTTTATGATATTCTCGGATATGTGATAAATGCTGAAATGATTGCAAGGAATATGTCTATCGAGCGTGACGGCATCCCAATGTCCGACGACCTTAATAAAAGAGTTGAGCAATACGGTGATATGGACCTTGACGGAGAGATAGACGGTGATGATCTCTCATATCTGGCTCTTTACCTTGATAAGATGAATCTAAAGCCGCTTCCCATTACTGACCATTTAAAGGTGATGAAAACCTATACGGTCAGCGGTGCAAAAGAGTTCAATGAAGAGATGAACAAGTATAATGCTTTGAATTACACCCTCGGTGACGTTGATAACAGCGGCGCGGTAAACGCCATAGACGCATCATTAGTTCTTGACTACTATTCCAGAGTTTCCACAGGTAAGAGCGAAAGCCTTGACGATACACAGAAAAAGGCGGCAGATGCCGATAAAGACGGCAGCATAAACGCCGTTGACGCTTCGCTGATACTTTCCTACTATGTCTATACATCAACAGCCAACGGTGCAGTTGAGCCCTTTGAGACATTCATGAACATGTAA
- a CDS encoding RNA polymerase sigma factor, translating to MDNGESSYRRFLAGDDSGMAELVREYRDGLLLYLRSYTDNFSTAEDCVQDTFIKLAVKKPKFNGKSSFKTWLYTIGRNIAADHIRRDRRSRNVSLDDYSTLSDETDLEQSYLMTEQKINLRHAMCRLREDYQQVLYLTYFEGFSNEEAAKITGRSRKQIENLLYNARKALKTELEKEGFSYENI from the coding sequence ATGGATAACGGTGAAAGTAGCTACCGCCGTTTCCTTGCAGGCGATGACAGCGGTATGGCAGAGCTCGTCCGCGAATACCGCGACGGACTCTTGCTGTATCTGCGCAGTTATACTGACAATTTCAGTACTGCCGAGGATTGTGTGCAGGACACATTCATAAAACTTGCTGTTAAAAAGCCGAAATTCAACGGCAAAAGCTCCTTCAAGACATGGCTGTATACTATCGGCAGAAACATTGCCGCTGACCATATAAGGCGTGACCGCCGAAGCAGAAATGTTTCTCTCGACGACTACAGCACTCTCTCCGACGAGACCGATCTTGAACAGAGCTACCTCATGACCGAGCAGAAGATAAATCTTCGTCATGCTATGTGCAGGCTCAGGGAGGACTATCAGCAGGTACTGTATCTGACCTATTTTGAGGGCTTCAGCAATGAAGAAGCTGCCAAAATAACAGGCAGATCACGAAAACAAATAGAAAATCTCCTGTATAATGCAAGGAAAGCGCTAAAGACTGAACTTGAAAAGGAGGGCTTCAGCTATGAAAACATATGA
- a CDS encoding serpin family protein: MKKTKKILAALMAAVMTASSSAVMLTNADDTAPDTSISMPSNESTQLDALRNMLDKYITENDLDAWLLDKESTPDGIIIVCYNRRKDNLPLDIIAQVEDKGFDPQLVNFCQEDHEKDGLIKDLETIKTQLSWYILGYNINARIVPESQLPDDADKNIIYVEYLAEKTDIPDKLTAYMNERKIDTKLVKIGVSGSLSNMVVSNKEYTFDEFRKLSEDEVKALFTEKCIPESELWTAERYRHEFEDLRANLSVLFQGNPYEKADYEFVTNAEVYWDDEKLKEELALPEELFDIQQHNWATFTVASGDKCTNIRIKAKAQTKEEQYELMAAAFNYIHLDTYYVHMFIEYPGGQTKGALKGDANCDGQVDMADIVLIMQALANPNKYGENGTASVHLTAQGKKNADMDGNGLTVGDAQKLQRQLLGLSDTVEVKYDKSVGWHVGDLAESYWDICRGNGYAAVITNTDELKTYLAKVLNEKPANEYLEKYTDSFFKDNVLFLDSIYQSGGMEAAYKIENENFSDDEISISVVYTFSKDRTMESVVSVCIAQIAVPKDSYSGQTVIWNVDHEPWKTTEETPSVRLDNTVNVKTAEGKSTDEKFAAAEMKLGIDLLKKSFAPTEEGEENLLISPVSISTALSMTANGADGKTREEMEKLLGNGLTLEQLNEYMTYYISKLPDNEKEKVYLADSIWFKDTPSFKVYDEFLETNKKYYNAELYKAPFTETTENDINSWVNKNTKGMIPSLLKKGDLTPKDNQEILMMLINTLYFDAEWEDPYYFSYDGVFTDMNGQEHPIKKLNSKESEYFDLGDADAFKKPYAGGEYSFVGILPRENDIIKYVNSLDGEKLLNGLKQCEDPESVDLYTMIPKFEYSYNKTLNDVLSELGMPTAFDSKEADFSKINDLSVEGAQNLFISKVAHKTKIEVTEKGTRAAAVTSVEMEAGCAMPQPKKEVYIYLDRPFVYMIVDKNNVPLFIGAATQLEEK, from the coding sequence ATGAAAAAAACAAAGAAAATACTTGCTGCTTTAATGGCAGCAGTAATGACAGCTTCCTCCTCTGCTGTAATGCTTACAAATGCAGATGATACGGCGCCTGATACTTCCATAAGTATGCCGTCAAACGAAAGCACTCAGCTTGACGCTCTCCGTAATATGCTCGACAAGTACATCACAGAGAATGATCTTGACGCATGGCTTTTGGACAAGGAGTCCACACCCGACGGAATCATAATTGTGTGCTACAACCGCAGGAAAGATAATCTCCCTCTTGATATCATTGCGCAGGTGGAGGATAAGGGCTTCGATCCCCAGCTTGTGAATTTCTGTCAGGAAGACCATGAAAAGGACGGACTTATCAAGGATTTAGAAACAATAAAAACACAGCTTTCATGGTATATCTTAGGCTACAATATAAATGCTAGGATAGTGCCCGAAAGCCAGCTCCCCGATGATGCGGACAAAAATATCATCTATGTGGAGTATTTAGCTGAAAAGACTGATATCCCCGATAAGCTAACGGCTTACATGAATGAAAGGAAGATAGACACGAAGCTTGTAAAGATAGGCGTTTCGGGCAGTCTTTCAAATATGGTTGTAAGCAATAAGGAATACACCTTTGACGAGTTCAGAAAGCTTAGCGAGGACGAAGTAAAGGCACTGTTTACTGAAAAATGTATCCCCGAGAGCGAACTGTGGACTGCGGAAAGATACCGCCATGAGTTCGAGGATCTCCGCGCAAATCTCAGCGTTCTGTTTCAGGGCAATCCTTACGAGAAAGCCGATTATGAGTTCGTGACCAACGCTGAGGTATACTGGGACGATGAAAAGCTGAAAGAGGAGCTTGCGCTTCCCGAAGAGCTTTTCGACATACAGCAGCATAACTGGGCAACATTCACTGTAGCATCAGGTGATAAATGCACAAATATCCGTATCAAGGCAAAGGCGCAGACTAAAGAAGAGCAATACGAGCTTATGGCAGCGGCATTTAACTATATTCATCTCGACACTTACTATGTTCATATGTTTATTGAATACCCCGGCGGACAGACAAAAGGCGCTCTGAAAGGCGACGCCAACTGCGACGGTCAGGTGGATATGGCGGATATAGTTCTTATAATGCAGGCACTGGCAAATCCGAATAAATACGGCGAAAACGGTACAGCATCAGTCCACCTCACAGCCCAGGGAAAGAAGAATGCAGATATGGACGGCAATGGTCTTACAGTAGGCGACGCACAGAAGCTGCAAAGGCAGCTGCTGGGACTTAGCGATACTGTAGAAGTAAAATATGACAAATCAGTAGGCTGGCACGTTGGTGATCTGGCAGAAAGCTACTGGGATATATGCCGCGGAAACGGATACGCCGCTGTAATTACAAATACAGACGAACTGAAAACATATCTCGCCAAAGTCTTAAATGAAAAGCCCGCAAATGAGTATCTTGAAAAATACACTGACAGCTTCTTCAAGGACAATGTACTGTTCCTTGACTCTATCTATCAGTCAGGCGGTATGGAAGCCGCATACAAGATAGAAAATGAGAATTTCTCCGACGATGAGATATCAATATCCGTGGTATATACATTCAGTAAAGACCGTACTATGGAGAGTGTCGTATCAGTGTGCATCGCACAGATAGCCGTTCCAAAGGATTCGTACAGCGGTCAGACAGTAATCTGGAACGTTGACCATGAGCCTTGGAAAACCACGGAAGAAACTCCAAGCGTCCGCCTTGACAACACGGTAAACGTCAAGACTGCCGAGGGCAAGTCCACAGACGAAAAGTTTGCAGCCGCTGAGATGAAGCTGGGCATAGACCTGCTGAAAAAAAGCTTCGCCCCAACAGAGGAGGGCGAGGAGAATCTCCTTATCTCCCCTGTCTCAATTTCCACTGCACTTTCAATGACCGCCAACGGTGCTGACGGCAAGACCCGCGAAGAAATGGAGAAGCTCCTGGGCAACGGTCTTACACTGGAGCAGCTCAACGAATATATGACCTATTACATCAGCAAGCTCCCCGACAACGAAAAGGAAAAGGTTTACCTTGCTGATTCTATCTGGTTCAAGGACACACCTTCATTCAAGGTCTACGATGAGTTCCTTGAAACAAATAAGAAGTACTACAACGCCGAGCTTTACAAGGCACCTTTCACAGAGACAACGGAGAATGATATAAACAGCTGGGTAAATAAGAATACCAAAGGCATGATACCCTCCCTGCTGAAAAAGGGCGACCTGACTCCAAAGGATAATCAGGAAATACTGATGATGCTCATCAACACCCTGTATTTTGACGCAGAATGGGAGGATCCATATTACTTCTCCTATGACGGAGTATTTACGGATATGAACGGACAGGAGCATCCTATCAAGAAATTAAACAGCAAGGAAAGTGAGTACTTCGACCTTGGCGACGCAGACGCGTTCAAGAAGCCCTATGCAGGCGGCGAGTACAGCTTCGTAGGTATACTGCCCCGTGAGAACGATATCATAAAGTACGTGAACAGCCTTGACGGTGAAAAGCTCCTCAATGGGCTCAAACAATGCGAGGATCCCGAGTCTGTCGATCTCTACACCATGATACCTAAATTCGAGTACAGCTACAATAAGACACTTAACGATGTTCTTTCCGAGCTCGGTATGCCAACAGCTTTTGACAGCAAGGAAGCTGACTTCTCAAAGATAAACGACCTTTCAGTTGAAGGCGCACAGAACCTCTTTATCAGCAAGGTCGCACACAAGACCAAGATAGAGGTAACAGAAAAAGGCACAAGAGCGGCAGCTGTAACATCTGTCGAAATGGAAGCAGGCTGTGCAATGCCTCAGCCTAAAAAGGAAGTTTACATATATCTTGACAGACCTTTCGTTTACATGATAGTTGACAAGAACAACGTTCCTCTGTTCATAGGTGCTGCAACTCAGCTTGAAGAAAAATAA